A stretch of DNA from Juglans microcarpa x Juglans regia isolate MS1-56 chromosome 5D, Jm3101_v1.0, whole genome shotgun sequence:
atatatatatatattttcttcttcagtgaaattaaatctcaaccattttaatttgtatatacGATcaatcgttaaaaaaaaaaatactaattatataatgtCTGTTTGACCCTGGAATCCATATTATAAAGAAGGTTATTATTAAAGTCCATATTACTAAatccaatattttcatataacaaatatcaaattataagaatggtgtgtgtatatataaattaaattataaattttatgggGCCATCTTAATGTGGGTGGATTTCCCAGCCTGGACATTGATGGATGAAAAGGGGAAAGTACACTACACTGAAAACACGATTTTCGGAtttcaaaatggaaaatgatttccCTACgatattttatacaatacattatacaataatatgttaaataataagtatttttataaaatatcttataaaagtaatataattttataaaaatactcctcatttaacacattgttatacaatatattgtataaaatgttgtgaatatatcattactcttaaaactttaaattttaaatttcataatttttaatatactaataattgACAAGTCGTCCTACTTAATGTTATGcgagtaaaaattataaatataaataacactTTTCATGTACCATATGCCCACTCTCTCGAGGGTATATTACCATGCACGTGAGTAATAGTGCTTCCCTTGGGCATGCACACGCTTTAATTAATTGGTCCAAGGGTCTGAAGTTTGAACTACTGAATAAtgttgcatttatttatttatacgttGCTTACACGATTTCCATCAAACCTACAAGCCGGATTTAAGAAGTTAAGGAAAAAAACGATTTCAATTAtggataaataataaaataccgAATAAGATAAGTATCTAAGTAAAATCTAGCaacaaatttagaataaaaacgttcctaaaaataaacatcatcataaaataaaaatgacttaaaatagaaatagtaaTTTAAAATGATGATTTAGAGGGAAAAATGACTGATTTTAAGGTTGAAACATGGAACACCAAGTATAGCGTGATGAGTCATGACCAAAACGGGCATATCGAAGagaatttttcaaatcaaaattatataCGCGATTCTAATATTCATGATCAAAATCATGGCCAAAATATTTGTGCGTGTGAGTAATATGCACATTTTGCTGTCCAGTATTTGTAATAAGAATTGGTATGTCTAAAaagagaaacataaaaaaattattttataaagaaatataaagtttagatttatttaaatttatattaattcatGAATTATCATGATTTAAGGAGAGAGTCACGAGACTCTCAaccattatattttatataatatttatcttttgtaaTAAGGAGggttacataaatatatttaacagtTTTACACcccacatatattttatatatgtcacgttgtggtttgttttcacaaaatttgtcaatttttataatctcatcgcatttatttattataattattttaaatttttatgtaaaataaaataaataatttaaattttagaatataaataatattaaaaaatatattttaaaaatattttatttaatttttaactctcatctctactatttataaggcttcgtttatttttagaaaatatttgatcTCGTCTCATtgaattattataactttctcaattttcaatataaaataaaataaataatttaaaatttttaaatcttaaaataaaattaatattaaaaaatatattttaataatattttattctaactttttaatttcaatcttatttcatctcgtATCATTTTATTGCGAAACGAGACCTTAATGAAAACACAGTTACCATCTTTTACATGCAACGGCGGTTGTTTTTCGTTGAACTtgcatatataaactatttattTCTACACAAAACCGTTTAGTCAAAGGAAGGACGGTTCAATAAATCGGTATCTGAAGTGCAATATAGAGGCGTCTTCCTCACTCGTATGCACCTTTGAGGCCTTTGAAGGTGGGAGAGAGTGTGCAAGGGTGAAAAAAAGACTGAAAGTTTTCACCTTTGTTGTCTGGGTTCGTCGCACTGTCTAGTCTCtacttgaaataaaatataaaaagaaagagaaaaaatcgTTTTGTTGCTGGAGTCGGTGAGCTAAGTGAGTGTAGAGAATCAATAGAATGTCTGTGAAGAGTAGAGGAATGGGTGGAGGAGAGTTAGCTAAGAATGTTATGCCTCGGAACTGGGTTCTTTTGCTGTGCTTAGGCAGCTTCTGTGCTGGAATGCTCTTCACCGACaggtatttttttctcaaatgggTTTCGGTTTCTCACAATTTTCCACTTTTTAGCCACTGAAGCGGTTGCTTTTAGCTGGATTATGAAATTCACCGAGTGGGTATCAGTAAAGGGTGGAAAGCGTGgattttgtgaaataaataCGAAGAATATATCTTGATTGTATGTCTTTAACTTGCTTTAGTGGCCGCTCTTGTGAATCGGGTAATTTTTGCATTTAATTGAGGAGTGACGTTGTAGTGAACTAATGTTATCTGTGTAGTCTAGTATGTGTGGTTTGTGAATGTGGGTGTTTTGGAATCACATAATAACCGATTCTGTCCCtttgcatttttttcctttacacAGTACTTCGTTTTCTTCCCAATTTTCTGTGCTTGTTAAACTGTGACATATCCCGGTATCTATATCATTAGCTGTTGAGAGTGTTGCCTGCATGAAATGTAGCGAAATTGCAAAGAGTTCGAAATATCTGCTTCATATCGTTTTAATTactgaaaataaattcaactcGTTCAGACCAAGTTGTTGGAGTAGGGTGAACTGATGGAGGTGCTTGTTATTTTAGGTCCATTATGGAAACATCTGATATTAAAAATTCAACTCCTTCAGACCAAGTTGTTGGAGTAGGGTGAACTGATGGAGGTGCTTGTCATTTTAGGTCCATTATGGAAACATCTGATATTCAAAATTCCGTTATTTTCCCCCTTATATCTGgactaaaaattatatttaatactGCTTCTCAggcttattaatttatttcttcttcttttttttatgggattaatttattttttcttattgttaCCTTTTTCGGTCCTATAATTGTATGCTTTATGACCAGGTTCCACCTTAATAGAtaaaagtttattattatttcaaatagGGGAAAAAAACCTAGTTGCTAAGAGGATCtatctttttatttccttttttcaggtaacttacatataaaaaaggcagctgttttttatgcattttttatgcACATGCAAGTGATATTGATCAAAAGGTTTTGCATCAGGATGTGGACGGTGCCTGAGACTAAAGATATGGCAAGGACATCAAGACTTGAAGATGCCCGAATAAACATAAAATCTGATGGTGATCCACAATTTGTGAGTTCATTCAGCAACTTCTAATAATGAACCATGTCATGCATCAATAGAAGTCTTACTATTCCATGGCTTTTATATTGACGAATCACTTTATAACGAGACCATAGTGCTTGGAAATGTTGTTTCTAGTACAGAATGCTTTTGGAAGTCCAGATAACTTCATTTTTAGTTTTGGGAGAAGAGGATTGGGTGGTGGGTTACTGAAAATGCCATTTGATTCCTTATCCTTGAAAATTTGGTTACCAAGACGATTGAAACTCTCTCTAGTTGCTTCTGGGATCATTCTTTCTTACATACTTAGCATTATGTATGATTTGTTTATCTTAAGAGTTAATTTTGCTTCTTAATATTAATCACCTGCATTTGATAtttgtaacaatattttctctaactttcTTGCCTCATCAGAACGTTATACATCGAAGCAGCGATGACAGTATAGGGTAAGTGTTAAGGACACAGCATGTTATTAACAAGCTACTGTGTTGCTTGTTTAGCCTCAATTTCCCTTATATGCGTCTGCATTGACCTACATGGAAACTTTATTGCTGTATTCGAAATGCAGGAAACTGGACAAGACAATTCCAAAATTGGAGCTGAAATCAACAGCTGCTAGGGCAGCACATGGATCTGCAAGGGATGGCTTTTCCATATCAGGAAgcttgaaaaatattgaaacaaatttgaaaagaaaatactttatggTTATAGGAATCAACACAGCTTTTAGTAGCCGCAAACGAAGAGATTCTATTCGTGCTACTTGGATGCCACAAGGTGCATTAACTTGGCTCcatatctctctttttctctctaaattGAGAACCTGTTATATGCTATTCTATTTTCTTGTCATATCTCATCTGTGATCAATGGGTTTTCATGGATTAAACATTACCAGGtgagaagagaaagaagctGGAGGAAGAGAAGGGCATAGTGATACGCTTTGTCATAGGTCACAGGTGATCTTCATACAGCTTCATACCTATTGCCAGTTAGTGCCACATATACTTGTTCCCATTTATTCATGTTCCCAAAATTCTTTAAGTTACCTACTCATGCTGCTGAGCCTGGCTAGTTCTTTTACAATAATAAGACACAAAGTTTGTGGCCTCAGTAGAGCAGTGCTctgcattttctttaattggCCAATTTTACTTTAAGGTGGTGCTATGCATGAACTAGAGTAAATTACATGGATTTCTTATTAATTGTCCTTTTTTCATTAGTTTGACCTCTGGTGGTATCCTCGATAAAGCAATCAAGGCAGAGGAGATGTTGCATGCCGACTTCTTGCAGCTGGTGAGCTTATTGTTGTACCTTTTTTAAGCTGTTGGACAAGTTTTAACTGCTACTGAAACTGccagttatttgaaatttggttAGTATGGTAATAGACCAATCAGAAATATTAATAGGCCTTCAAATTTGTTTGCTAATTATATGAAACCAGGACCATGTAGAGGGCTACATGGAATTATCAGCCAAGACAAAGACTTATTTTTCAACTGCTGTTGCCTTGTGGGATGCAGAATTTTACATTAAAGTTGATGATGATGTACATGTAAATTTAGGTGAGAAAGTTCAGTTTTCCCTTATATTTTCATTCATCTTGGATTTGTGATTTGTAGATACTAAAAACTCCTTTGCTATATATCTTAGTTTTCTATTCAAAATAAGAATTATAGGATCTACGTTTCTTGAGATGAGTATTCTGATTTTTATAGAAGTGGTGTAGCTATCGTTCTTATTTCTTCAAAACACAGCCACagaaaaattattgagaaaaaagaagaagaagataaaccaGTTGAAAATGAAGGATGATTCTTTTTCTGTGAATGAAAGGTGATAAGTCTCATAAACAATGCACtacaaattttttgttttcccttcAAAAGATGCAGAAAGTGTGACATAGAAACTAGGCTGCTTATTAAACAACTAAAAATAGAAGTCTATTGCTAAAAAAAGGTATAGAAAGTGTATCAACActttattcataaaaatcacatataGAAATAGTTGGGTTAACATGTTGTTTTTGGTTTTGCTGCTATCAACGCCGGAGAAGATTTTCATGGTCCTCTAACATTGATGTTTTGATTCCTATGTACTAAGTATTTTATCTGCTGGTAATTGTCATAATTGATTGATAGCAACAATAGTGGCGCTCAAAGTATTTATAATCATGTAAGAATCAATTTCTCCACTAAGTGGGTTGTCGGAGAAACTCACTTCAGATTAATCGAACTGGTTAGATCATCACTAGGGATTACTGGTTTAATGGATAGTTCATTTTGATGAGAataatgtccatgtagcaaaaTTGTTTTGTTGATATACCTACTCCTTTCAAATTTATTATCCATATTAAAAACATTTCCAATATTAACCATAAGGGAAACTAGATTCTGATTATTAAGCATTTTTGCATGAACCACACAAAATTTGCTCACAGAGGCTACTATTGAAATACACGATTGACTCTATCTggagtttacttttttttttgatacgtaGCTCTATCTGGAGTTTACTAATAAGGAGAAATTTATTTGAGTGCATAATATCACTCTTTTTAATACGTTAGGTCCTTTACCTCATTTGagtttatttacttttattctatatatatatatatatatatatatataaacctcaTTTGagtttatttacttttatactgCAGCTACGCTTGGAACGATTCTAGCTAGACACCGTATAAAACCTCGAGTTTATATTGGCTGCATGAAGTCTGGTCCTGTTCTTGCTCGGAAGTAAGctgatttttctgtttttgaactAGCTGAATATATAGTAAAGGATAAAAATCTGGTTTCTTCATCGTCCTTTTTTGCAACAGGGGAGTGAGATACCATGAACCAGAGTATTGGAAATTTGGCGGGGTGGGAAACCGCTATTTCCGTCATGCGACAGGACAATTATATGGTATCTCAAAAGATTTGGCtacatatatatcaataaaCCAGTAAGCTTTCagtgtttttactttttgtgttaaaagaaaattcgaagTTGTTATGATTGAATGAGCTGACAGCCAACAGGTGGTTACGATGCCACAGAGCTTGTTATAGTTGAATGAGCTGATCTTTAATCTTCAGATGATAATGTTGTTTGGAATAATCTCAGGAATGTACTGCACAAATATGCCAACGAAGATGTTGCATTAGGATCTTGGTTAATTGGTTTAGATGTGGAGCATGTGGACGATAGGAGACTTTGTTGTGGTACACCTCCAGGTAATGTAAAGTTTCATTTTGTCGCTTAattactttttccttttcctttttgagGAATAGCGACCACTTTCTACCATTTGAATagcatttcttttaataaagcAACTTGTCAATATCTTTCCACAAATGAAAAATCTGTCTAAATATGTTAGGGGTGCGCAACCGATCCGGATATCCAGCCATAACCGGATCCGGATTCTAAAAACCGGGCGGTTATCCGCCCGGATTAATCCGGAAATAATCCAGGCAGATAACAAGATTCAATCCGGATAtccagattttttttccctttttggcTATAAATCCGGATATCCGGATTGTAACTTGATTTAACCcggttttattaatatttaaaaaaaaaaactgtttaaactttaaaaaatacttttatagcacttttttttaaaaaataaataaataaataaataaataatattgttgttatatcacaatgcaaaatattaatttacaaagaacaaaataaataataatacatcatgACTAATTATACTAATACAATGCTGCTACTCTTCACATCATAACTAATTGGaagcatgaattttttttttttttttttttttttaaaaaagggacCCGGTTACGGATAACCGGGTGATAAAACCGGATCTGTAACCGGATTCGGGTTTCTCTCAACTGCCCTGGTGTAATCCGAGCGGATAACCGCCCGTATACACTTGGATTCCGGGTTTCGGACCGGACTGGGAAAAAATCCGGCCCAGTTCTACACCCTTAAAATATGTGCATACTGGATGTGAAAACTCTTATCTTTTTTTGGCAAAGGAATTTATCACGATGTCAGTGTTCTAAAACCTAGACACACTcggaattttatttctaaaactcATAGCCACTCGGTGTATATAAACTTATGAAGAAATAAAACACTGGTTAGGAAATGGACAACGTTGCATgcattataaaaaatctaaacagaatttattttataattatatatcgtAATTTTATTTAGTCCCGTACCTTATCTATAACTCAAAgttattctaaatatttattgaatacatattaattttattttgaatagaaatttagattttcTGTCAGGTAAtcttactatatatttattgaatacaTGTTCATTTGTTCATCTATTGTAATTACTAGGTACCCATTAAGTCTGTGAAATGACAGGCTCCGGGTTAGAAAATTGATTCTCTCTGATTTGTCTAGCTTTTAGTTCTGCTCAACATCCTGAATTGCCAAGTCTAATCTGTGGCTGCTGTGTGGCTTAAAATAGTTTTGTTGCTTTCAATGAAATCTGAGTTACACTTTTTCTTCACAAATATCATGCTTTTCTTTAGTCTCTATTGTCACCAACTGGTACCAATTATGGATCATTTTCTATGCTTTCTTACTGTCTctccattttaaataaaaacttgagTAGGTTGGAGCAGGTATTAGTTTTCAGTATAAGGAAGAAACAATTATGTGAAGTTTGGCATTTGGCCTACCAGTTCATCAACTCTGTTATAATCTACCAATTCATTGGTCCAAAATTCAAACATGCTCAAGAATTGATCCTGGTTCACTAGAAATCATGGACTCTCGGTCCCTTCCATTATTGCTAATTTTATTCCATAAGGTTAAACTTAAGATTACCTGATTAGTACGCATATGCTCTATGGAATGTTCTTACGATGGAAACACTGCACCAAGCTCTATGGTgctaaaatttcaattttttcagaaGGGCGAagatagattttaaaaaatgaactgCTGCTTGCATGGATTTTCCGGTAAGAGTCAGTGTATCCTGATGATGTGT
This window harbors:
- the LOC121264207 gene encoding probable beta-1,3-galactosyltransferase 4 isoform X1 gives rise to the protein MSVKSRGMGGGELAKNVMPRNWVLLLCLGSFCAGMLFTDRMWTVPETKDMARTSRLEDARINIKSDGDPQFNVIHRSSDDSIGKLDKTIPKLELKSTAARAAHGSARDGFSISGSLKNIETNLKRKYFMVIGINTAFSSRKRRDSIRATWMPQGEKRKKLEEEKGIVIRFVIGHSLTSGGILDKAIKAEEMLHADFLQLDHVEGYMELSAKTKTYFSTAVALWDAEFYIKVDDDVHVNLATLGTILARHRIKPRVYIGCMKSGPVLARKGVRYHEPEYWKFGGVGNRYFRHATGQLYGISKDLATYISINQNVLHKYANEDVALGSWLIGLDVEHVDDRRLCCGTPPDCEWKAQAGNICAASFDWKCSGICKPVERISDIHQRCGEDESALLTASF
- the LOC121264207 gene encoding probable beta-1,3-galactosyltransferase 4 isoform X2 — protein: MSVKSRGMGGGELAKNVMPRNWVLLLCLGSFCAGMLFTDRMWTVPETKDMARTSRLEDARINIKSDGDPQFNVIHRSSDDSIGKLDKTIPKLELKSTAARAAHGSARDGFSISGSLKNIETNLKRKYFMVIGINTAFSSRKRRDSIRATWMPQGEKRKKLEEEKGIVIRFVIGHSLTSGGILDKAIKAEEMLHADFLQLDHVEGYMELSAKTKTYFSTAVALWDAEFYIKVDDDVHVNLATLGTILARHRIKPRVYIGCMKSGPVLARKGVRYHEPEYWKFGGVGNRYFRHATGQLYGISKDLATYISINQNVLHKYANEDVALGSWLIGLDVEHVDDRRLCCGTPPGTH